The Lacipirellula parvula genome window below encodes:
- a CDS encoding CBS domain-containing protein: MTQITARDCMVTEVYTLTPSTDVIDAVRFLLEHDISGAPVVDRHDRYLGVFSEKCSMHVMLDAAYEQLPVRDVRAFMDTEAQTISPETQLLSIAQVFLLTPYRRLPVVEDGRLIGLVTRGDVMSCWMDLIDQFPSESPETTLLYFSSLFASEEAPLA; the protein is encoded by the coding sequence ATGACGCAAATCACGGCCCGCGACTGTATGGTGACTGAGGTATATACCCTCACACCGTCGACCGACGTCATCGACGCGGTTCGATTTCTGTTGGAGCACGACATCTCGGGCGCTCCGGTCGTCGACCGTCACGACCGTTATCTGGGTGTCTTCAGCGAGAAGTGTTCGATGCACGTGATGCTCGATGCGGCGTACGAGCAGTTGCCGGTGCGCGACGTGCGAGCCTTCATGGATACCGAGGCCCAAACGATCAGCCCGGAGACGCAACTCCTCTCGATCGCTCAGGTCTTCCTGCTGACGCCATATCGGCGGCTACCGGTAGTGGAGGATGGGCGGCTCATCGGGCTGGTGACGCGCGGCGACGTGATGTCTTGCTGGATGGATCTCATTGACCAATTTCCGAGCGAATCGCCCGAGACTACGCTGCTCTACTTCAGCTCGCTGTTTGCGAGTGAAGAGGCCCCGCTCGCGTAG
- a CDS encoding DUF1559 domain-containing protein, which yields MRARSGYGFTLVELLVVIAIIGVLIALLLPAVQAARGAARRSQCANNQRQIGLAIHQFADVHRGRFPEIAHGHSGHEEPEDASDPHDHDAEDEVDSWVYSLAPYMESVDAIRLCPEDHERIENTNGRVTSYAMSGYLQDPAKAYPPSSLPPGVSPPEGMYGSLFDLPSTHATIMMFEAGMTVEATFDHVEAPEWFSEQNLKHNATDRSVWNAVEREVAVDRHTGAVANCLYADGHVKALASEEIAQWCDEGFDFAKPPE from the coding sequence GTGCGCGCACGGTCTGGATACGGTTTCACGCTCGTTGAGCTATTGGTCGTCATTGCCATTATTGGCGTGTTGATTGCGTTGTTGCTGCCGGCGGTGCAAGCCGCTCGCGGCGCTGCGCGGCGTTCGCAATGTGCGAACAATCAGCGGCAAATTGGCTTGGCGATCCATCAGTTCGCCGACGTGCACCGCGGGCGGTTTCCTGAAATCGCCCACGGCCACAGCGGTCACGAGGAGCCTGAAGACGCCTCCGATCCGCATGATCACGACGCGGAAGACGAGGTCGATTCGTGGGTCTATTCGCTCGCGCCCTACATGGAAAGCGTCGATGCGATCCGGCTCTGCCCGGAGGATCACGAGCGGATCGAGAATACCAATGGGCGCGTCACCAGCTACGCGATGAGCGGCTATTTGCAGGATCCGGCCAAGGCCTATCCGCCGTCGTCGCTGCCGCCGGGCGTCTCGCCGCCGGAGGGAATGTATGGAAGCCTTTTCGATCTTCCGTCGACTCACGCCACGATCATGATGTTCGAGGCGGGGATGACCGTGGAGGCGACCTTCGACCATGTCGAAGCTCCCGAGTGGTTCAGCGAGCAGAACCTCAAGCACAATGCGACCGATCGAAGCGTTTGGAACGCGGTTGAGCGGGAAGTGGCGGTGGACCGGCATACCGGCGCCGTCGCGAACTGTCTCTATGCCGACGGGCACGTGAAGGCGCTCGCGTCGGAGGAGATTGCTCAGTGGTGCGACGAAGGTTTTGATTTTGCCAAGCCGCCGGAATAA
- a CDS encoding all3515 family Zur-repressed PEP-CTERM protein yields MISLSAVAARAAQHNYYVTVDGRPTLTSGTYAGQANPNSGRLTLLYAHWNDATPSSNHFHGIGVYSLTGPADAPTVADTNANNRLPETYTAQVPLTLKAGAGAYAGKLVSGENGEHYSDLTLSSIHDLQAAATANLTSPEGYMYNSNAGYTNTPLTGLNLALEIVSISPGLNLGAAGLNQPGDRLAIGAEGSWPFEPVFWTDGNAAAGNYSAALRFVDQANVFGSSGTFNVDFTVVPEPASVGMALIAGLGFVVATYRFRRSK; encoded by the coding sequence ATGATTTCTCTGTCGGCTGTCGCAGCTCGCGCGGCGCAGCACAACTACTACGTTACCGTCGACGGGCGGCCGACGCTCACGTCGGGAACGTACGCGGGGCAGGCTAATCCGAATAGCGGCCGGCTCACCCTGTTGTACGCCCACTGGAACGACGCGACGCCATCGTCGAATCACTTCCATGGCATCGGCGTCTACTCGTTGACGGGCCCGGCGGACGCGCCGACGGTGGCCGACACCAACGCGAACAACCGGCTCCCTGAGACCTACACGGCGCAAGTGCCGTTAACGCTTAAGGCGGGCGCCGGGGCTTACGCCGGAAAGTTGGTGAGCGGAGAGAATGGCGAGCACTACAGCGACCTGACGCTCTCCTCGATCCACGATCTGCAAGCGGCAGCGACGGCGAACCTGACGAGCCCTGAGGGGTACATGTACAACAGCAACGCTGGGTACACGAACACTCCGCTAACGGGGCTCAATCTGGCGCTGGAGATTGTTTCGATTTCGCCGGGGCTCAACCTGGGGGCTGCCGGATTGAACCAGCCGGGCGACCGGTTGGCGATTGGCGCCGAAGGAAGCTGGCCGTTTGAACCAGTCTTTTGGACCGACGGCAACGCGGCCGCGGGGAACTATTCTGCGGCGCTGCGGTTCGTTGATCAGGCGAACGTGTTCGGCTCGTCCGGCACGTTCAACGTCGACTTCACGGTCGTTCCCGAACCGGCGAGCGTCGGCATGGCACTGATTGCTGGGCTGGGGTTCGTCGTGGCGACTTATCGGTTTCGTCGTAGTAAGTAG
- a CDS encoding PH domain-containing protein, translating to MTTAIAGVAPATEREVTIMSVWPSLASTAYGRWWGRRFESEIGFSFLGIPLTLGRLMALVSIPFILPLYFHMLIPRIPFVIAGIPNAACRRYRLTNKRVIVELPFGGGEQQAVSLDRFDSVTLEVLPGQGWYPAGDLIFRNGQIETLRLSGVPHPEPFRQTCLKAHQVYIGVQKARAMGVAV from the coding sequence ATGACCACAGCCATTGCAGGGGTTGCTCCCGCCACCGAGCGCGAAGTCACGATCATGTCGGTGTGGCCGTCGCTGGCCTCCACGGCCTACGGCCGTTGGTGGGGACGCCGGTTTGAGAGTGAGATTGGCTTTTCGTTCTTGGGGATTCCGCTGACGCTGGGCCGGTTGATGGCCCTCGTCTCGATCCCGTTTATCTTGCCGCTCTATTTTCACATGTTGATCCCGCGAATTCCGTTCGTGATCGCCGGAATTCCGAACGCCGCCTGCCGCCGCTATCGGTTGACCAACAAGCGAGTGATCGTCGAACTCCCCTTCGGCGGCGGAGAACAGCAGGCCGTGTCGCTCGATCGGTTCGACTCGGTGACGCTCGAAGTGTTGCCGGGGCAGGGGTGGTACCCTGCGGGCGATCTCATCTTCCGCAACGGGCAGATCGAAACGCTCCGCCTGAGCGGCGTCCCGCATCCTGAGCCTTTCCGGCAAACCTGCCTCAAGGCGCATCAGGTCTACATCGGCGTCCAGAAAGCCCGCGCGATGGGCGTGGCTGTCTAG
- a CDS encoding thioredoxin family protein, giving the protein MRNASVCLSAALALCLSAAPTLRAEEAPHAAALTTSAKPLLRHGIFRFTSYPAAWTAAQESNRPILVYATAPNCPHCVRMIKETYGAASVKQLAVESFETVYVDRAEQPELAAKLKIRYFPSTIIVAPNNEVLDVVEGYVDAATLKQRMQTSFAAHERSTRK; this is encoded by the coding sequence ATGCGCAACGCGTCGGTGTGCCTGTCTGCAGCGTTGGCTCTATGCCTGTCGGCCGCGCCGACGTTGCGAGCCGAAGAAGCTCCCCACGCCGCAGCTCTTACCACATCGGCTAAGCCACTACTCCGCCACGGCATCTTCCGCTTCACGAGCTATCCCGCCGCTTGGACGGCCGCCCAGGAGTCGAACCGGCCGATCCTGGTCTACGCGACGGCGCCAAATTGCCCCCACTGCGTGCGGATGATCAAAGAGACGTACGGCGCCGCAAGCGTCAAGCAACTGGCCGTCGAGTCATTCGAAACGGTCTACGTCGACCGGGCCGAACAGCCCGAACTCGCTGCGAAGCTAAAGATTCGCTATTTCCCATCGACGATCATCGTCGCGCCGAACAACGAAGTTCTCGACGTCGTCGAGGGCTATGTCGACGCGGCGACGCTGAAGCAGCGGATGCAGACGTCGTTCGCGGCGCACGAACGCTCGACGCGGAAATAA
- a CDS encoding phosphatidylserine/phosphatidylglycerophosphate/cardiolipin synthase family protein, with translation MANNFKLLENWTPEQAARMERNIFVAQHRLNQLELFGDDQLIDLLDRHPRRDLGINTMGTNPTRRSDWQEGRAGNLDAAELLEAARKGRIWLNVRRVMDHHPEYAELVLALYENLEEACPGLETFNHSANLLISSPEAMVYYHLDCPANMLWHLRGKKRVWAYPLESSIVSDETIEGVLCGEKSEELDFRSEWDELAVVHDLEPGEMITWPQHTPHRVVNTEGLNVSLSTEHMTPRAARRNNVFLANRHFRDLLGGTWRRTELEGWRPALKEFALRVCRRVPGLKPPAPQGYKYPITFEVDLEAPNCVRPLDESHRREVAHA, from the coding sequence ATGGCCAACAACTTTAAGCTGCTCGAGAACTGGACCCCCGAACAAGCCGCTCGCATGGAGCGAAACATCTTCGTCGCGCAACATCGGCTCAACCAGCTAGAGTTGTTCGGCGACGACCAGTTGATCGACCTGCTCGACCGCCACCCGCGTCGCGATCTCGGCATCAACACGATGGGGACGAACCCGACCCGCCGCAGCGATTGGCAGGAAGGTCGCGCCGGGAACCTCGACGCCGCTGAACTCCTGGAAGCCGCTCGCAAGGGTCGCATCTGGCTGAATGTTCGCCGCGTGATGGACCATCACCCCGAATACGCCGAGCTCGTTCTCGCGCTCTACGAGAATCTCGAAGAGGCCTGCCCCGGCCTCGAAACATTCAACCACTCCGCGAATCTGCTGATCTCTTCGCCCGAAGCGATGGTGTACTACCATCTAGACTGCCCGGCGAACATGCTCTGGCACCTCCGCGGCAAGAAGCGAGTGTGGGCTTACCCGCTCGAATCGAGCATCGTCAGCGACGAAACGATCGAAGGCGTCCTCTGCGGCGAGAAGAGCGAAGAGCTCGACTTCCGCAGCGAATGGGACGAACTGGCCGTCGTCCACGACCTTGAGCCGGGCGAAATGATCACCTGGCCGCAGCATACGCCCCATCGCGTCGTGAACACCGAGGGGCTGAACGTCTCGCTCTCGACCGAACACATGACGCCGCGGGCTGCTCGGCGGAACAACGTCTTCCTGGCCAACCGCCACTTCCGCGACCTATTGGGCGGAACCTGGCGGCGGACGGAACTGGAAGGCTGGCGGCCGGCCCTCAAAGAATTCGCGCTGCGGGTTTGCCGTCGCGTGCCGGGCCTGAAACCGCCAGCTCCGCAGGGGTACAAGTACCCGATCACGTTTGAGGTCGATCTCGAAGCGCCGAACTGCGTCCGGCCGCTCGATGAATCGCATCGTCGCGAGGTCGCCCACGCGTAG
- a CDS encoding aldo/keto reductase: MPVPSFDTASDRRRLGRTDIEISSVSLGCWPIAGVTSLDVNDADSIATIRASLAAGVNFIDTAYCYGAHGESENLIRRALEGTSRDEVVIATKGGIHYDAAGKQAKDASPATIARECDESLQRLGVEYVELYYLHSPDPNVPLVESAAAIQRLIDAGKTRTAGASNCTLEQLREFHAVCPLSAVQLPYNMLQRDIEQATIPWCLAEGISVTAYWPLMKGLLAGKIGTETKLADDDNRKSYPMYQGDEFERNQAFVTSLRDIAANVGRTVAEVVINWTISQPGITSALCGAKRGWQIEETASAMGWRLPPDALAAIETAIKARGTAAVKRIFQ; the protein is encoded by the coding sequence ATGCCCGTTCCGTCCTTCGACACTGCCTCTGATCGCCGACGTTTGGGACGAACCGACATCGAGATTTCCTCAGTCTCTCTTGGCTGCTGGCCAATCGCTGGCGTCACGTCCCTAGACGTCAACGATGCGGACAGCATTGCGACGATTCGCGCCAGCTTGGCCGCAGGCGTCAACTTTATCGACACCGCCTACTGCTATGGCGCTCACGGTGAGAGCGAAAACCTCATTCGCCGCGCTCTCGAAGGCACGTCGCGCGACGAAGTCGTCATCGCCACCAAAGGGGGCATTCACTACGACGCCGCGGGCAAGCAAGCCAAAGACGCTTCGCCCGCCACGATCGCTCGGGAATGCGACGAAAGTCTTCAGCGTTTGGGCGTCGAGTATGTGGAACTCTACTACCTCCACTCCCCCGATCCAAACGTGCCGCTCGTAGAATCGGCCGCTGCCATTCAACGCTTGATCGACGCCGGCAAGACTCGCACAGCCGGCGCATCGAATTGCACGCTCGAGCAACTGCGGGAGTTTCACGCCGTCTGCCCGCTAAGCGCCGTGCAACTGCCGTACAACATGCTGCAGCGCGATATCGAGCAGGCAACCATCCCGTGGTGCTTGGCCGAAGGGATTTCGGTGACCGCTTACTGGCCGCTGATGAAGGGCCTGCTCGCCGGCAAGATCGGCACGGAAACCAAGCTAGCCGACGACGACAACCGCAAGAGCTACCCGATGTACCAAGGGGACGAGTTCGAACGTAACCAAGCGTTCGTGACGTCGCTCCGCGACATTGCCGCAAACGTCGGCCGCACGGTGGCGGAGGTCGTCATCAACTGGACGATCAGCCAGCCAGGCATCACCTCGGCTCTGTGCGGGGCGAAGCGGGGGTGGCAGATCGAAGAAACCGCCTCGGCGATGGGTTGGCGGCTGCCGCCCGATGCGCTGGCCGCCATCGAGACTGCCATCAAGGCTCGCGGAACTGCGGCGGTGAAGCGGATCTTTCAGTAG